From Equus asinus isolate D_3611 breed Donkey chromosome 14, EquAss-T2T_v2, whole genome shotgun sequence, one genomic window encodes:
- the GDPD3 gene encoding lysophospholipase D GDPD3 isoform X2, whose product MARGSVLYTLATHTSGRGNVMADLVLGDLIAHCGQGQRGAGIYEGSRGMRATAAWLLLLPLPHPQLSPAAWPQASSRLSRSQGRGSSQRWSQPISARQSERQHSPSGTAELTAVSAWRGSMAMSPLLYYALPALGSYVVISMFFLRRPHLLHTPWVPAFFPRLGAHRGGSGERLENTMEAMENSVAQRADLLELDCQLTRDGVVVVSHDENLSRQSGVNRDVGSLDFEELPLYKEELEVYFSPGHFAHGSDRHMTRLEDVFQRFPRMPMSLEVKGENVELIHKIAGLVRRFDRCEITIWASEKSSIMKKCRAANPEMPFSFTISRGFRLLLLYYLGLLPFIPIPERFLICFLPTIINRTYFPFSSPGLNQLAAVLSKWFIMRKSLIQHLEQRGVQVIFWCLNEESDFEVAFSLGATGVMTDYPTALRRYLDNQRAAARAS is encoded by the exons ATGGCAAGGGGCAGTGTGTTGTATACCCTGGCCACACACACCAGTGGGAGGGGGAATGTTATGGCAGATCTGGTGTTGGGGGACTTGATTGCCCACTGTGGCCAAGGACAGAGGGGTGCTGGGATCTATGAAGGGTCTCGGGGTATGAGGGCCACAGCTGCGTGGCTTCTGCTCCTGCCTCTACCTCATCCCCAGCTGAGCCCTGCAGCCTggccccaggccagcagcaggCTCAGCAGGTCCCAGGGGCGTGGTAGCAGCCAGCGGTGGAGCCAGCCTATATCGGCAAGGCAGTCAGAGAGGCAGCATAGTCCATCGGGAACAGCTGAGCTCACTGCAGTCAGTGCCTGGAGAGGAAGCATGGCCATGAGCCCTCTGCTGTACTACGCCTTGCCTGCCCTGGGCAGCTATGTTGTGATCTCCATGTTCTTCCTGCGCCGGCCTCACCTGCTGCACACACCCTGGGTCCCAGCCTTCTTTCCCCGCCTAGGGGCCCACCGGGGAG GATCTGGAGAGCGGCTGGAGAACACCATGGAGGCCATGGAGAA CTCCGTGGCCCAGCGAGCAGACCTCCTGGAGCTCGACTGCCAGCTGACACGGGATGGCGTAGTGGTGGTATCGCATGATGAGAACCTGTCCCGCCAGTCAGGTGTAAATAGGGATGTGGGCAGCCTGGACTTTGAG GAGCTGCCCCTCTACAAGGAAGAGCTGGAAGTGTACTTCTCACCAG GCCACTTTGCACATGGGTCAGACCGGCATATGACACGTCTGGAGGACGTGTTCCAGAGGTTCCCTCGGATGCCCATGAGCTTGGAGGTCAAAGGGGAAAATGTAGAGCTCATTCACAAG ataGCAGGCCTGGTGAGGCGATTTGACCGCTGTGAAATCACCATCTGGGCCTCGGAGAAGAGTTCAATTATGAAGAAGTGCAGGGCTGCC AACCCCGAGATGCCGTTCTCCTTCACAATAAGCCGAGGATTCCGGTTGCTGCTGCTCTATTACCTGGGGCTGCTGCCCTTCATCCCAATCCCTGAGAGGTTCCTCATCTGCTTCTTGCCTACCATCATCAACAG GACCTACTTCCCATTTTCCTCCCCTGGGCTGAACCAGCTGGCTGCCGTGCTTTCCAAATG gtTCATCATGAGGAAAAGTCTGATCCAACACCTGGAGCAGCGAGGGGTGCAG GTGATATTTTGGTGCCTTAATGAAGAGTCAGATTTTGAAGTGGCCTTCAGCTTGGGGGCCACTGGCGTCATGACCGATTACCCCACAGCCTTGAGGCGCTAC
- the GDPD3 gene encoding lysophospholipase D GDPD3 isoform X1: MARGSVLYTLATHTSGRGNVMADLVLGDLIAHCGQGQRGAGIYEGSRGMRATAAWLLLLPLPHPQLSPAAWPQASSRLSRSQGRGSSQRWSQPISARQSERQHSPSGTAELTAVSAWRGSMAMSPLLYYALPALGSYVVISMFFLRRPHLLHTPWVPAFFPRLGAHRGGSGERLENTMEAMENSVAQRADLLELDCQLTRDGVVVVSHDENLSRQSGVNRDVGSLDFEELPLYKEELEVYFSPGHFAHGSDRHMTRLEDVFQRFPRMPMSLEVKGENVELIHKIAGLVRRFDRCEITIWASEKSSIMKKCRAANPEMPFSFTISRGFRLLLLYYLGLLPFIPIPERFLICFLPTIINRTYFPFSSPGLNQLAAVLSKWFIMRKSLIQHLEQRGVQAL; the protein is encoded by the exons ATGGCAAGGGGCAGTGTGTTGTATACCCTGGCCACACACACCAGTGGGAGGGGGAATGTTATGGCAGATCTGGTGTTGGGGGACTTGATTGCCCACTGTGGCCAAGGACAGAGGGGTGCTGGGATCTATGAAGGGTCTCGGGGTATGAGGGCCACAGCTGCGTGGCTTCTGCTCCTGCCTCTACCTCATCCCCAGCTGAGCCCTGCAGCCTggccccaggccagcagcaggCTCAGCAGGTCCCAGGGGCGTGGTAGCAGCCAGCGGTGGAGCCAGCCTATATCGGCAAGGCAGTCAGAGAGGCAGCATAGTCCATCGGGAACAGCTGAGCTCACTGCAGTCAGTGCCTGGAGAGGAAGCATGGCCATGAGCCCTCTGCTGTACTACGCCTTGCCTGCCCTGGGCAGCTATGTTGTGATCTCCATGTTCTTCCTGCGCCGGCCTCACCTGCTGCACACACCCTGGGTCCCAGCCTTCTTTCCCCGCCTAGGGGCCCACCGGGGAG GATCTGGAGAGCGGCTGGAGAACACCATGGAGGCCATGGAGAA CTCCGTGGCCCAGCGAGCAGACCTCCTGGAGCTCGACTGCCAGCTGACACGGGATGGCGTAGTGGTGGTATCGCATGATGAGAACCTGTCCCGCCAGTCAGGTGTAAATAGGGATGTGGGCAGCCTGGACTTTGAG GAGCTGCCCCTCTACAAGGAAGAGCTGGAAGTGTACTTCTCACCAG GCCACTTTGCACATGGGTCAGACCGGCATATGACACGTCTGGAGGACGTGTTCCAGAGGTTCCCTCGGATGCCCATGAGCTTGGAGGTCAAAGGGGAAAATGTAGAGCTCATTCACAAG ataGCAGGCCTGGTGAGGCGATTTGACCGCTGTGAAATCACCATCTGGGCCTCGGAGAAGAGTTCAATTATGAAGAAGTGCAGGGCTGCC AACCCCGAGATGCCGTTCTCCTTCACAATAAGCCGAGGATTCCGGTTGCTGCTGCTCTATTACCTGGGGCTGCTGCCCTTCATCCCAATCCCTGAGAGGTTCCTCATCTGCTTCTTGCCTACCATCATCAACAG GACCTACTTCCCATTTTCCTCCCCTGGGCTGAACCAGCTGGCTGCCGTGCTTTCCAAATG gtTCATCATGAGGAAAAGTCTGATCCAACACCTGGAGCAGCGAGGGGTGCAG GCCCTGTGA
- the MAPK3 gene encoding mitogen-activated protein kinase 3, whose protein sequence is MAAAAAAAAAQGGGGGEPRGADGVGPGVPGEVEVVKGQPFDVGPRYTQLQYIGEGAYGMVSSAYDHVRKTRVAIKKISPFEHQTYCQRTLREIQILLRFHHENVIGIRDILRAPTLEAMRDVYIVQDLMETDLYKLLKSQQLSNDHICYFLYQILRGLKYIHSANVLHRDLKPSNLLINTTCDLKICDFGLARIADPEHDHTGFLTEYVATRWYRAPEIMLNSKGYTKSIDIWSVGCILAEMLSNRPIFPGKHYLDQLNHILGILGSPSQEDLNCIINMKARNYLQSLPSKTKVAWAKLFPKSDSKALDLLDRMLTFNPNKRITVEEALAHPYLEQYYDPTDEPVAEEPFTFDMELDDLPKERLKELIFQETARFQPGVLEAP, encoded by the exons atggcggcggcggcggcggcggcggcggctcaggggggcgggggcggggagccCCGGGGAGCTGATGGGGTTGGCCCGGGGGTCCCAGGGGAAGTGGAAGTAGTGAAGGGGCAGCCGTTCGACGTGGGCCCGCGGTACACGCAGCTGCAGTACATCGGCGAGGGCGCGTACGGCATGGTCAG CTCAGCTTACGACCATGTGCGCAAGACTCGAGTGGCCATCAAGAAAATCAGCCCCTTCGAGCATCAGACCTACTGCCAGCGCACGCTGCGGGAGATCCAGATCTTGCTGCGCTTCCACCATGAAAATGTCATTGGCATCCGAGACATTCTGCGGGCACCCACCCTGGAAGCCATGAGGGATGT CTACATTGTGCAGGACCTGATGGAGACAGACCTGTACAAGTTGCTCAAAagccagcagctgagcaacgacCACATCTGCTATTTCCTTTACCAGATCCTTCGGGGCCTCAAGTATATCCACTCAGCCAACGTGCTCCACCGGGATTTAAAACCCTCCAACCTGCTCATCAACACCACCTGTGACCTTAAG ATCTGCGATTTTGGCCTTGCCCGGATCGCCGATCCTGAGCACGACCACACCGGCTTCCTGACAGAATACGTGGCCACTCGCTGGTACCGGGCCCCAGAAATCATGCTTAACTCCAAG ggctATACCAAGTCCATCGACATCTGGTCTGTGGGTTGCATTTTGGCTGAGATGCTTTCCAACCGGCCCATATTCCCTGGCAAGCACTACCTGGACCAGCTCAACCACATTCTGG GTATCCTCGGTTCCCCATCCCAGGAGGACCTGAATTGTATCATCAACATGAAGGCTCGAAACTACCTACAGTCTCTGCCCTCCAAGACCAAGGTGGCCTGGGCCAAGCTTTTCCCCAAGTCAGACTCCAAAG CCCTTGACCTACTGGACCGGATGTTGACCTTTAACCCCAACAAACGGATCACAGTGGAGGAAGCGCTGGCTCACCCCTACCTGGAGCAGTACTATGACCCAACGGATGAG CCAGTGGCGGAAGAACCTTTCACCTTTGACATGGAGCTGGATGATCTACCAAAGGAGCGGCTGAAGGAGCTCATCTTCCAGGAAACAGCCCGCTTCCAGCCTGGGGTGCTGGAGGCCCCCTAA